In one Stenotrophomonas maltophilia genomic region, the following are encoded:
- a CDS encoding SAM-dependent methyltransferase encodes MTVATSLATPADPETGLIAWAERGLIPDVALRSGIRRLCAQRLQEESAGGIEAQSARFNQCLEQLAGSPVALHVDAANRQHYEVPAAFFQACLGKRLKYSSCYYPSGRETLDEAEVAMLELYGERASLADGQHILELGCGWGSLTLWMAERFPGARITAVSNSHSQRQHILEQCRLRGLGNVEVITCDVNRLELPAGRFDRCVSVEMFEHVRNHAQLMSRIAQWLKPDGALFVHIFAHRTLMYPFETEGGDNWMGRHFFTGGLMPAADTLLHFQQDLRLQRRWLLDGTHYQRTADHWLANQDAARERIMPILEATYGRPAARQWWNRWRMFWMACAELFGYDNGQQWLVAHYLFRPR; translated from the coding sequence ATGACTGTCGCCACATCACTCGCAACGCCTGCCGATCCGGAAACCGGGCTGATCGCCTGGGCCGAGCGCGGCCTCATTCCGGATGTGGCCCTGCGCTCCGGTATCCGCCGGCTGTGCGCCCAACGCCTCCAGGAAGAGAGTGCCGGGGGCATCGAGGCGCAGTCCGCGCGCTTCAACCAGTGCCTTGAGCAGTTGGCCGGCAGCCCGGTCGCGCTTCATGTCGATGCCGCCAACCGGCAACACTATGAAGTCCCCGCCGCATTCTTCCAGGCCTGCCTGGGCAAGCGCCTGAAATACAGCAGCTGCTACTACCCGAGCGGTCGCGAGACCCTGGACGAAGCCGAAGTCGCCATGCTCGAGCTCTACGGCGAGCGTGCCAGCCTGGCTGACGGGCAGCACATCCTTGAACTGGGGTGTGGCTGGGGCTCGCTGACCCTGTGGATGGCCGAGCGCTTCCCGGGCGCGCGCATCACGGCGGTGTCCAATTCGCACAGCCAGCGCCAGCACATCCTTGAACAGTGCAGGCTCCGCGGGCTGGGCAATGTCGAGGTGATCACCTGCGATGTCAACCGGCTGGAGCTGCCCGCCGGCCGTTTCGACCGCTGCGTTTCGGTGGAGATGTTCGAGCACGTCCGCAACCATGCGCAGCTGATGTCACGCATCGCGCAGTGGCTGAAGCCCGACGGCGCGCTGTTCGTGCACATCTTCGCCCACCGCACCCTGATGTACCCCTTTGAAACCGAAGGCGGCGACAACTGGATGGGGCGGCACTTCTTCACGGGTGGGCTGATGCCCGCTGCCGACACTCTGCTGCACTTCCAGCAGGACCTGCGCCTGCAGCGGCGCTGGCTGCTGGATGGCACGCATTACCAGCGTACGGCTGACCACTGGCTGGCGAACCAGGATGCCGCGCGTGAACGCATCATGCCGATCCTGGAGGCAACCTATGGCAGGCCGGCGGCAAGGCAATGGTGGAACCGCTGGCGCATGTTCTGGATGGCCTGCGCCGAGTTGTTCGGCTACGACAACGGCCAGCAGTGGCTGGTTGCCCATTACCTGTTCCGGCCACGTTGA
- the fusA gene encoding elongation factor G: MNTQILSRRRNLGIIAHIDAGKTTLTERLLWKSGEIHRVGEVHDGNATTDFSAIERERGITIGAAAVQAQWAPRDLPPHRLTLIDTPGHIDFAIEVERSLRVLDGAVAVFSAVDGVQPQSETVWRQARRHRVPLIAFVNKMDRVGASFERVLEQLRDKLQARPWALGVPLGSESDFSGWVDLVDERVLQWRDGGVVTITPWDDAARSQWQPRRDALVEAVADHDEGLADAWLEGRVIDAELLRAALRRATLAGAGVPVLAGAAFKDKGIEALLDAVVDYLPSPLDRPAVTAEGEAGDVLLPPDPEGPLAGLLFKITHQQHGALSFVRLYSGTLKAGDAVASSQHPQGRRVSRLVRVQADQTHDIEQAVAGDIVAVLGWKDAVSGETLSARDQPLRLESIQAQAPVLAWRLEPARAADLIRMAQGLASLAQEDPSFRVETDRESGETLVWGMGELHLEVMVERLRSEWKVDVGIGSPRVAYQETPLRAVSGVVGRVVKQSGGQGQFAHVVLDVAPREDDQVVFNDRIVGGVIPRGFIAAVEKGARAALSEGPHGHPVVGIEVTLVDGQTHAKDSSDMAFHRAGSEAVRAALASAGTQVLEPVMAVTVHSPSASVGDVVGDLNRRHGRVARIEDQEGRAEVSGFAPLAQLVGYTTALRSLSQGRASSESHLHGYEPVRAA; the protein is encoded by the coding sequence ATGAACACCCAGATCCTTTCCCGTCGTCGCAACCTCGGCATCATTGCCCACATCGACGCCGGCAAGACCACGCTCACCGAACGACTGCTGTGGAAGAGCGGCGAGATCCACCGCGTCGGTGAGGTCCATGACGGCAACGCCACCACCGATTTCTCGGCGATCGAGCGCGAGCGTGGCATCACCATCGGCGCAGCAGCCGTGCAGGCGCAGTGGGCGCCGCGCGATCTGCCGCCGCATCGGCTGACCCTGATCGACACCCCGGGCCACATCGATTTCGCCATTGAAGTCGAGCGTTCGCTGCGGGTGCTCGACGGTGCCGTTGCGGTGTTCTCTGCCGTGGATGGCGTGCAGCCGCAGTCGGAAACGGTGTGGCGCCAGGCGCGCCGGCACCGGGTGCCGTTGATCGCCTTCGTCAACAAGATGGATCGTGTCGGCGCCTCGTTCGAGCGCGTGCTGGAGCAGCTGCGGGACAAGCTGCAGGCGCGGCCGTGGGCGCTGGGTGTGCCGCTGGGCAGCGAAAGCGACTTCAGCGGCTGGGTCGATCTGGTGGATGAGCGCGTGCTGCAGTGGCGCGACGGCGGCGTGGTGACCATCACGCCGTGGGATGACGCTGCACGCAGCCAGTGGCAACCGCGGCGCGACGCGCTGGTGGAGGCCGTGGCCGACCATGACGAGGGTCTGGCCGATGCGTGGCTGGAGGGCCGGGTGATCGATGCGGAACTGCTGCGCGCGGCACTCCGGCGGGCGACGCTGGCCGGTGCGGGCGTGCCGGTGCTTGCGGGTGCGGCGTTCAAGGACAAAGGCATCGAGGCGCTGCTGGATGCGGTGGTCGATTACCTGCCTTCGCCGTTGGATCGGCCTGCCGTCACTGCCGAAGGCGAGGCCGGCGACGTGCTGCTGCCGCCGGATCCGGAGGGTCCGCTGGCGGGCCTGTTGTTCAAGATCACCCATCAGCAGCACGGTGCGCTGAGCTTCGTGAGGCTGTATTCGGGAACGCTGAAGGCAGGCGACGCTGTGGCCAGCTCGCAACATCCGCAGGGTCGGCGCGTGAGCCGCCTGGTGCGGGTGCAGGCAGACCAGACCCATGACATCGAGCAGGCCGTGGCCGGTGACATCGTCGCGGTGCTGGGCTGGAAGGATGCAGTCAGCGGTGAAACGCTGAGCGCACGCGATCAGCCGTTGCGCCTGGAGAGCATCCAGGCACAGGCGCCGGTGCTGGCGTGGCGCCTGGAACCTGCGCGTGCAGCGGACCTGATCCGCATGGCGCAGGGGCTGGCCAGCCTCGCCCAGGAGGATCCGTCATTCCGCGTGGAGACCGATCGCGAGAGCGGCGAAACGCTGGTATGGGGCATGGGCGAACTGCACCTGGAGGTGATGGTCGAGCGCCTGCGCAGCGAATGGAAGGTCGATGTCGGCATCGGTTCGCCGCGCGTTGCCTACCAGGAAACGCCGTTGCGCGCGGTCTCCGGCGTGGTCGGCAGGGTCGTCAAGCAGAGCGGTGGCCAGGGCCAGTTCGCCCATGTGGTGCTGGACGTGGCGCCGCGTGAGGACGACCAGGTGGTGTTCAACGATCGCATCGTCGGAGGCGTGATCCCCCGTGGTTTCATCGCAGCGGTGGAGAAGGGTGCGCGTGCGGCGCTGTCGGAAGGACCGCATGGGCATCCGGTCGTGGGCATCGAAGTGACCCTGGTGGACGGCCAGACCCATGCCAAGGATTCCTCGGACATGGCGTTCCACCGGGCCGGCAGTGAGGCCGTCAGGGCCGCGCTGGCCAGTGCCGGCACGCAGGTGCTGGAGCCGGTGATGGCGGTAACGGTGCATTCGCCCTCGGCGTCGGTGGGCGACGTGGTCGGCGACCTCAACCGTCGCCACGGTCGCGTCGCGCGCATCGAGGACCAGGAGGGCCGTGCCGAAGTGAGCGGCTTTGCACCGCTGGCGCAGCTGGTGGGCTACACCACTGCGTTGCGCTCGCTCAGCCAGGGGCGCGCCAGCAGTGAATCGCACCTGCACGGTTACGAGCCGGTACGCGCTGCCTGA
- a CDS encoding heme ABC transporter ATP-binding protein codes for MTALLHLRDVVVRRGQREILHGINLAFEPATVTALVGPNGAGKSTLLAVAAGDLHADAGEVSLLGRPLAGYRAGPLARERAVMPQEHGVRFAFSVEEVVAMGRLPHPPDPVRDGTQVEAAIDATELQALRLREVQQLSGGESARTTFARVLAQDTPLLLLDEPTAALDLRHQERTLRSVRACAEAGACVIVVLHDLNLAAGHADRIVLLEQGRVAADGSPAQVLTVDTLQRVYQQDVVVLEHPKRGVPLVVVT; via the coding sequence ATGACGGCCCTGCTTCATTTGCGCGACGTCGTGGTGCGACGCGGGCAGCGCGAGATCCTGCACGGCATCAACCTGGCGTTCGAGCCGGCGACGGTCACTGCACTGGTCGGGCCCAATGGCGCTGGCAAATCGACGCTGCTGGCAGTGGCTGCGGGCGATCTGCATGCCGATGCGGGTGAGGTGAGCCTGCTTGGCAGGCCGCTGGCCGGCTACAGGGCCGGTCCACTGGCGCGCGAGCGCGCGGTGATGCCGCAGGAGCACGGCGTGCGTTTCGCCTTCAGCGTGGAGGAGGTGGTGGCGATGGGGCGCCTGCCACACCCGCCCGATCCCGTACGCGATGGCACGCAGGTGGAGGCCGCGATCGACGCGACCGAACTGCAGGCGCTGCGCCTGCGCGAGGTGCAGCAGTTGTCCGGTGGCGAGTCGGCCCGGACCACGTTCGCGCGCGTGCTGGCGCAGGATACGCCGCTGCTGCTTCTCGACGAGCCGACCGCTGCGCTGGATCTGCGCCACCAGGAGCGTACGCTGCGCAGCGTGCGTGCCTGTGCCGAGGCCGGGGCCTGCGTGATCGTGGTGCTGCACGACCTGAATCTGGCCGCCGGCCATGCCGACCGCATCGTGCTGCTGGAACAGGGCAGGGTGGCCGCCGACGGCTCACCCGCGCAGGTGTTGACCGTGGACACGCTGCAGCGGGTCTATCAGCAGGACGTGGTCGTGCTGGAGCATCCGAAGCGGGGCGTGCCGCTGGTGGTGGTCACCTGA
- a CDS encoding FecCD family ABC transporter permease → MSPADRRRRRGRTMLMVAMLALLAAILASFAVGPLRLPPLEVLQALAVKMGLLDPQAVSSRDLAVVWQLRIPRALLGAVVGASLAMAGASLQGLFGNPLADPGIVGVSQGAALGAVAAIVLGAAGAAGWLVPVAAFAGGALAIGLTYALARPGKGSGNATLLLVGIAMAAFCSALIGFLTYIASESELQSLVFWQMGSLARASWSDVAAVVPLFAIGVFALQRLATPLDMLALGERQAQHLGLDVARTRRRLVAFSALLVGAAVAFAGSISFVGLVVPHVARMLVGPGHRWLLPLSGLLGALLIVVADTAARTLDPPAEIPLGLFSAALGAPFFLCLVLQQRRKAAP, encoded by the coding sequence ATGAGTCCGGCGGACCGGCGCCGTCGTCGCGGGCGGACGATGTTGATGGTGGCGATGCTGGCACTGCTGGCCGCCATTCTGGCCTCGTTTGCGGTCGGGCCACTGCGCTTGCCACCGCTGGAGGTGCTGCAGGCGCTGGCGGTGAAGATGGGGCTGCTCGATCCGCAGGCGGTGAGCAGCCGCGACCTGGCGGTGGTCTGGCAGCTGCGCATCCCGCGCGCCCTGTTGGGCGCGGTGGTGGGGGCATCGCTGGCGATGGCCGGTGCCAGCCTGCAGGGCCTGTTCGGCAATCCGTTGGCGGACCCGGGAATTGTCGGCGTCAGCCAGGGCGCCGCGCTGGGCGCGGTCGCCGCCATCGTGCTCGGTGCTGCAGGTGCGGCCGGCTGGTTGGTGCCGGTGGCCGCGTTTGCCGGCGGTGCGCTGGCGATCGGCCTGACCTACGCCCTTGCCCGGCCGGGCAAGGGCAGTGGCAATGCCACGCTGTTGCTGGTCGGCATCGCCATGGCGGCGTTCTGCTCGGCGCTGATCGGTTTCCTGACCTACATCGCCAGCGAGAGCGAACTGCAGTCGCTGGTGTTCTGGCAGATGGGTTCGCTGGCCCGCGCCAGCTGGAGTGATGTCGCCGCCGTGGTGCCGTTGTTCGCCATCGGCGTGTTCGCGCTGCAGCGCCTGGCAACGCCACTGGACATGCTGGCGCTGGGGGAACGCCAGGCCCAGCATCTGGGCCTGGACGTGGCACGGACCCGCCGCCGGCTGGTGGCGTTCAGTGCCCTGCTGGTGGGTGCGGCCGTCGCGTTTGCCGGTTCGATCAGCTTTGTCGGCCTGGTGGTGCCACACGTGGCGCGCATGCTGGTGGGGCCGGGGCACCGCTGGTTGCTGCCCCTTTCCGGCCTGCTGGGGGCGCTGCTGATCGTGGTGGCCGATACGGCCGCGCGCACGCTCGACCCGCCGGCGGAGATTCCACTCGGTCTGTTCTCGGCTGCACTGGGTGCACCGTTCTTCCTCTGCCTGGTGCTGCAGCAGCGCCGCAAGGCAGCACCATGA
- a CDS encoding lipocalin family protein, protein MRPLPLLSFLAIALFGTGCSSSDLRPLPRPQAVDVPRFMGDWYVIAHIPSWPEREAFDAIESYAPRPDGRIQTTFTYRKGSFDAPQRSMHPIGRVEKEGNGAIWGMQFVWPIQAEYVIAWIDSDYQQTIVARSKRDYVWYMARTPQVSAEDYAQAVKRIAAMGYDTRELRRVPQSLR, encoded by the coding sequence ATGCGCCCCCTTCCGCTGCTCTCGTTCCTGGCGATCGCCCTGTTCGGCACCGGCTGCAGTTCAAGTGACCTGCGCCCCCTGCCGCGACCGCAGGCGGTCGACGTTCCCCGCTTCATGGGCGACTGGTACGTCATCGCCCATATCCCTTCCTGGCCGGAACGCGAAGCGTTTGACGCCATTGAAAGCTACGCGCCGCGGCCGGACGGCCGCATCCAGACCACCTTCACCTATCGCAAGGGCAGTTTCGACGCACCACAGCGATCGATGCACCCGATCGGCAGGGTCGAGAAGGAAGGCAACGGCGCCATCTGGGGCATGCAGTTCGTATGGCCCATTCAGGCCGAGTACGTCATTGCCTGGATCGATAGCGACTACCAGCAGACCATCGTGGCGCGTAGCAAGCGCGACTACGTGTGGTACATGGCGCGCACCCCGCAGGTCTCTGCGGAGGACTATGCGCAGGCGGTGAAACGCATCGCCGCGATGGGATATGACACCCGCGAGCTGCGGCGCGTTCCGCAGTCACTGCGCTAG
- a CDS encoding DUF2878 domain-containing protein, translating into MRRTWLNLLGNQAVWLCAVAGAGRGLQWPALLAATLFVASQLSTSPLPRVELRLLVLALACAWLVDGAAAAAGVVRYAAAPLGWVPPPWILALWASFAMTINASMAFLQRNTALPVCFGLLLAPLAYLSASRGFDAVQLSPPAWKGLLTLGIGWSIALPLLCIAARRWSRPAIRPPFAGAQP; encoded by the coding sequence ATGCGCCGCACCTGGCTCAATCTGCTCGGCAACCAGGCGGTCTGGCTGTGCGCGGTCGCTGGCGCCGGGCGCGGGCTGCAATGGCCAGCACTGCTGGCCGCCACACTGTTCGTGGCCAGCCAGCTCAGCACCAGTCCCCTGCCCCGGGTCGAGCTCCGCCTGCTGGTCCTGGCCCTGGCCTGTGCGTGGCTGGTCGATGGCGCCGCTGCCGCCGCGGGCGTGGTGCGTTATGCCGCTGCGCCCCTGGGCTGGGTGCCACCGCCCTGGATCCTCGCACTCTGGGCGTCCTTCGCGATGACGATCAATGCATCGATGGCCTTCCTGCAGCGGAACACGGCGCTCCCCGTGTGCTTTGGCCTGCTGCTTGCCCCGCTGGCGTACCTGTCCGCCAGCCGCGGCTTCGACGCCGTGCAGCTTTCGCCCCCGGCCTGGAAAGGCCTGCTGACGCTGGGTATCGGCTGGAGCATCGCCCTGCCACTGCTGTGTATCGCTGCGCGTCGCTGGTCGAGGCCCGCCATCCGCCCACCGTTTGCCGGAGCCCAACCATGA
- a CDS encoding caspase family protein, translated as MGMNKAMVIIAVSRYMGAYGDLPGTVNSARRLQDWALQESYTVLYLGDDDESPEIAQDGITVDLLRRRIGQFLATNFIDRLVVYFAGHGAIASDVNEFWLLTNAGNDRREAIDVEALRRSLAEYNIGGSNQQARAGQLCLVGDACRVVGSDSLKLTGDSIVSKKGTARPLQVDRFLSCQQGQAAFHIDATGEAPAYCLFSDVLIDALSGNVAEAVEHDNHEFRPVVTNHRLADYLEFEVPRRAELLGEACSPTIDTQIRPPHNDYKRLQGLAPVTALPVAAGRYGPPADNRPGVEPPSRNALELAARRSQMMVAHMQFSLQMPLASRSGLERGVRPSWRRDGFADRSRDDEPLAVFCDHLPASVAVGTSSRVDTLRVAGMRAIRTSQFDGMPMLMPAGDDFLLLSSYPGVATAVLGEEPKQAVLYRPDTNEWQPGLNESSQGERRARRPLARADALAAAFARDGEAFPHLAVLAGYLYEYSGRRDRVIQLAQRLARRGLDAGTGQPVLPFDLALLCADKIEWVQEGSRKIAFAALPAVEGERDGDGFKAVSPHIGWRGYSGLRGVPLWGALPAHRSGWSLLRSADSYVPRDIRVIAEHIHGGATPRLFGKGVPVFLKAFNYRFVELGQGGGDDVLIDVPTEVLL; from the coding sequence ATGGGGATGAACAAGGCAATGGTCATCATCGCCGTATCCCGTTACATGGGGGCGTACGGCGACCTGCCGGGGACGGTGAATTCAGCGCGCCGCCTGCAGGATTGGGCGTTGCAGGAGAGCTATACCGTTCTCTATCTGGGAGACGATGACGAGAGCCCGGAGATCGCGCAGGATGGCATCACCGTGGACCTGTTGCGGCGCCGGATCGGGCAGTTTCTTGCCACGAATTTCATCGACCGCCTGGTGGTGTATTTCGCCGGACACGGCGCGATTGCTTCGGATGTCAACGAGTTCTGGCTGCTGACCAATGCTGGCAACGACCGGCGGGAAGCGATCGACGTGGAAGCGCTGCGCCGCAGCCTGGCGGAGTACAACATCGGCGGCAGCAACCAGCAGGCGCGCGCGGGTCAGTTGTGCCTGGTCGGTGACGCCTGCCGCGTGGTCGGCAGTGACTCATTGAAGCTGACCGGCGACTCGATCGTGAGCAAGAAGGGGACTGCACGCCCGCTGCAGGTGGACCGTTTCCTGTCCTGCCAACAGGGCCAGGCGGCTTTCCACATCGATGCTACCGGTGAAGCGCCTGCCTATTGTCTTTTCTCAGACGTGCTGATCGATGCGTTGTCCGGCAATGTCGCCGAAGCCGTCGAGCACGACAACCACGAGTTCAGGCCGGTCGTGACCAACCATCGGCTTGCAGACTATCTGGAGTTCGAAGTACCTCGCCGGGCCGAGCTGCTCGGCGAGGCATGTTCCCCGACAATCGACACGCAGATCCGGCCGCCTCACAATGACTACAAGCGGCTGCAGGGTCTCGCGCCAGTGACGGCTCTCCCCGTTGCGGCAGGTCGCTACGGGCCTCCAGCGGACAATCGCCCGGGAGTGGAGCCTCCATCGAGGAATGCCCTCGAGCTCGCGGCGCGACGTTCGCAGATGATGGTCGCGCACATGCAGTTTTCGTTGCAGATGCCCCTTGCGTCTCGTAGTGGGTTGGAGCGGGGTGTGAGGCCGTCCTGGCGGCGCGATGGCTTCGCGGATCGATCACGGGATGATGAACCTTTGGCTGTTTTCTGCGATCACCTGCCGGCATCCGTGGCCGTCGGGACGAGCAGTCGCGTGGATACCCTGCGCGTCGCCGGTATGCGCGCGATCCGTACCTCGCAGTTTGACGGCATGCCGATGCTTATGCCTGCAGGAGACGACTTCCTGCTGCTGTCCAGCTACCCGGGCGTGGCTACGGCAGTCCTGGGAGAGGAGCCGAAGCAGGCCGTTCTCTACCGGCCCGACACCAACGAATGGCAGCCCGGCCTGAACGAGTCGAGCCAGGGCGAGAGGCGTGCGCGCCGCCCCCTGGCGCGCGCCGATGCATTGGCAGCGGCCTTTGCCAGGGATGGAGAGGCATTCCCGCACCTGGCGGTGCTGGCAGGCTACCTCTACGAGTATTCGGGACGGCGTGATCGGGTCATCCAGCTCGCGCAACGTCTGGCACGACGGGGGCTGGACGCGGGAACAGGGCAGCCCGTTCTTCCATTCGATCTGGCCCTGCTGTGTGCCGACAAGATCGAATGGGTGCAGGAGGGTTCACGAAAAATCGCGTTTGCGGCTCTGCCTGCGGTGGAGGGAGAGCGCGATGGCGATGGATTCAAAGCTGTTTCGCCGCACATAGGCTGGCGCGGCTACAGCGGCTTGAGAGGGGTGCCGCTTTGGGGGGCGCTGCCTGCCCATCGCTCGGGCTGGAGCCTGCTGCGCTCAGCGGATTCCTACGTGCCACGCGATATCCGGGTCATCGCCGAACACATCCATGGCGGCGCTACGCCCCGCCTTTTCGGCAAGGGTGTGCCCGTCTTCCTCAAGGCCTTCAACTATCGCTTTGTCGAGCTGGGACAGGGTGGCGGTGATGACGTGCTGATCGATGTCCCAACGGAGGTTCTGCTGTGA
- a CDS encoding SapC family protein translates to MTTSDTTTEAAQAGTPLFYTRPVPLQADVHADLRILPGKLDFAAGNNAIPLVLGEFSLALHHFPILFAGPGAVPMAAVGVTNENLFIKDGLWEDEAYIPAYLRRHPFIFIDTGADNDFLLGIDEASPRVVKGGEEGQALFADGKATDMVQQALEFCGQYTREHEQTQAFSKALIEKGLLVERNATVRAPNGQEFNLNGFQVVDVEKFVALPEETVIEWHRSGWLALIHQHLMSLGRFNDLTRRQVERLAA, encoded by the coding sequence ATGACCACCAGCGACACCACCACCGAAGCGGCGCAGGCCGGCACCCCCCTGTTCTACACCCGTCCGGTGCCGCTGCAGGCTGATGTGCACGCCGACCTGCGCATCCTGCCGGGCAAGCTTGATTTCGCCGCCGGCAACAACGCCATTCCGCTGGTGCTCGGCGAGTTCTCGCTGGCACTGCATCATTTCCCGATCCTGTTCGCCGGCCCCGGCGCCGTTCCGATGGCTGCCGTCGGCGTGACCAACGAGAACCTGTTCATCAAGGACGGGCTGTGGGAAGACGAGGCCTACATTCCGGCCTATCTGCGTCGCCACCCCTTCATCTTCATCGACACCGGCGCGGACAACGATTTCCTGCTCGGCATCGATGAAGCGAGCCCGCGCGTGGTCAAGGGAGGCGAGGAAGGCCAGGCGCTGTTCGCCGACGGCAAGGCCACCGACATGGTGCAGCAGGCGCTGGAGTTCTGCGGGCAGTACACCCGCGAGCACGAACAGACCCAGGCCTTCTCCAAGGCGCTCATCGAAAAGGGGCTGCTGGTCGAGCGCAATGCGACCGTACGCGCTCCGAACGGTCAGGAGTTCAACCTCAACGGCTTCCAGGTGGTCGACGTCGAGAAGTTCGTCGCGCTGCCCGAGGAAACCGTGATCGAATGGCACCGCAGCGGCTGGCTGGCCCTGATCCATCAGCACCTGATGTCGCTGGGCCGCTTCAACGACCTGACCCGTCGCCAGGTCGAACGCCTGGCAGCCTGA
- a CDS encoding heme/hemin ABC transporter substrate-binding protein, with product MNIVPRLRLCALPLAVSLALAACGGSSAPSDAKKPSEPPPAAMAAAADTALPAGWKRVAGAEMPAVHDQKAVLPAKVHSDDGADIAVTDTRRIVAGGDDVIAVIEALGLGKQVFAAPTNTTTEAGRAAPHQFLFNRTTGVEGVLSLRGSLFLGNSLRRHTELAKKLREVGEPAVVIDDLQPAPDKVRKVAAALGLAEAGQTLATQVQRQLDEAAAIGRGLGHAPRVIHVSATGAGGAPTVAGTDSASAQLIALAGGVNIGTEAGVKNYSQLSNEGVVAAAPEVILVTEHDLQLFGGAEGLWKSYPTLKQTPAGQANRVWVMPDVQLKYTSVGSGAGALALARALAALPKA from the coding sequence ATGAACATCGTGCCCCGTCTGCGCCTGTGCGCACTTCCGTTGGCTGTTTCGCTGGCACTGGCTGCCTGTGGCGGCTCGTCGGCTCCCTCCGATGCCAAGAAGCCTTCCGAACCGCCGCCGGCGGCAATGGCGGCCGCCGCGGACACCGCGTTGCCGGCAGGCTGGAAACGCGTGGCCGGTGCCGAGATGCCGGCCGTGCATGACCAGAAGGCCGTGCTGCCGGCCAAGGTGCATTCCGATGACGGCGCCGATATCGCGGTGACCGACACCCGCCGGATCGTCGCCGGTGGCGACGACGTCATCGCGGTGATCGAGGCGCTGGGGCTGGGCAAGCAGGTATTTGCCGCCCCGACCAACACCACCACCGAGGCTGGCCGGGCTGCGCCGCACCAGTTCCTGTTCAACCGCACCACGGGTGTGGAGGGTGTGCTGAGCCTGCGGGGTTCGCTGTTCCTGGGCAACAGCCTGCGCCGCCACACCGAGCTGGCGAAGAAGCTGCGCGAGGTGGGGGAGCCGGCGGTGGTCATCGACGATCTGCAGCCGGCGCCGGACAAGGTGCGCAAGGTCGCCGCCGCACTCGGGCTGGCCGAAGCAGGGCAGACGCTTGCCACGCAGGTGCAGCGTCAGCTGGATGAGGCCGCAGCGATCGGCCGGGGCCTGGGCCATGCGCCGCGTGTGATCCATGTGTCGGCCACCGGTGCCGGTGGCGCACCGACCGTTGCGGGCACCGACAGCGCATCGGCGCAACTGATCGCGCTGGCCGGCGGCGTCAACATCGGCACCGAGGCGGGAGTGAAGAACTACTCGCAGCTGAGCAATGAGGGCGTGGTCGCCGCGGCACCGGAGGTGATTCTGGTGACCGAGCACGATCTGCAGCTGTTCGGCGGTGCCGAGGGCCTGTGGAAGTCGTACCCGACGCTGAAGCAGACACCGGCCGGGCAGGCCAACCGGGTCTGGGTGATGCCGGATGTGCAGCTCAAGTACACCAGCGTAGGTTCCGGGGCTGGCGCACTGGCGCTGGCGCGGGCGCTGGCGGCGCTGCCGAAGGCATGA
- a CDS encoding DUF1295 domain-containing protein: protein MNALLWVALYALLIMIWGWAWQRRHRNIGIVDVLWAKGVAASALILALLGDGAALPRVALAVLGGLWGGRLALHLWSRVRREAEDGRYRYLRDHWQSHQGKIFGFFIAQALLIVLFSLPFVAVASNDSPAAAGWVAAAAVVWLLSVGGEALADHQLARFRADPANKGRTCRTGLWRYSRHPNYFFEWLHWFTYVLLAVGSPLGWLAWTGPVLMYLFLRYLSGIPFTEKQALRSRGEDYRDYQRSTPMFFPWFPRSSKEHLP from the coding sequence ATGAACGCCCTGCTCTGGGTTGCCCTGTATGCCCTGCTCATCATGATCTGGGGATGGGCTTGGCAGCGCCGCCACCGCAACATCGGCATCGTCGATGTGCTGTGGGCGAAGGGCGTCGCTGCGTCAGCGCTGATACTGGCCCTGCTCGGTGACGGCGCCGCGCTGCCGCGTGTGGCCCTTGCGGTGCTGGGCGGCCTGTGGGGCGGCCGACTCGCGCTGCACCTGTGGAGCCGCGTGCGGCGCGAGGCCGAGGACGGGCGTTACCGATACCTGCGAGATCACTGGCAGAGCCACCAGGGCAAGATCTTCGGCTTCTTCATCGCCCAGGCGCTGCTGATCGTGCTGTTCTCCCTGCCATTCGTGGCCGTCGCCAGCAACGACTCGCCCGCCGCGGCGGGCTGGGTTGCCGCCGCTGCCGTAGTCTGGCTGTTGAGCGTCGGCGGCGAGGCGCTGGCCGACCATCAGCTCGCACGGTTCCGCGCCGACCCGGCCAACAAGGGGCGCACCTGCCGCACCGGCCTCTGGCGGTACTCGCGGCACCCCAACTACTTCTTCGAATGGCTGCACTGGTTCACCTACGTCCTGCTCGCGGTCGGCTCGCCATTGGGCTGGCTTGCGTGGACAGGACCGGTGCTGATGTACCTGTTCCTGCGCTATCTCAGCGGCATTCCCTTCACCGAAAAGCAGGCGTTGCGCAGCCGTGGTGAGGACTACCGCGACTACCAGCGCAGCACGCCGATGTTCTTCCCGTGGTTCCCGCGTTCGTCCAAGGAGCACCTGCCATGA